A single Terriglobales bacterium DNA region contains:
- a CDS encoding bifunctional transaldolase/phosoglucose isomerase, with product MNAIRATGVTTMNPLKALAGYGQSVWLDYIRRSLITSGELQRHIDEDGLAGVTSNPAIFEKAIAGSNDYADKLSRLNASNLDAKGIYEEIAIGDIQDAADILKQVYTATKRRDGYVSLEVSPELANDTQGTLEEARRLWKRVGRENLMIKVPGTPAGVPAIQQLISEGINVNVTLLFAQEAYERVAEAFIAGVEKVVANGGDASRVSSVASFFVSRIDTLVDSILEQKIHAAHSDDEHRFLESLLGKVAIANAKLAYESYKNIYSTPRWNTLKQNGSHTQRLLWASTSTKNPSYRDVLYVEELIGPDTVNTIPPATLDGFRDHGVPKESLESNLEGARETMQNLAKAGISMKEVTDKLLDDGVKIFEEAFTKLLAAIEKNRKKNLAPKIDQMSWSLPSDLDKKVKSTILEWEQGKKMRRLWGRDSSLWTNSDESNWLGWLAMAEDQLAHIAHLTSIAQEVQQAGFTHVALLGMGGSSLAPEVMSMTFGRAKGFPEFHMLDSTDPAQLKAFEGKLNLKSTLFIVSSKSGSTLEPNIFKQYFFDRVKQIVGEGKAGDQFIAITDPGSSFEKVAQRDKFRHIFHGRPDIGGRYSALSDFGLVPSAVMGVDVKKFLSATEEMVQACAQTVPVAENPGAVLGIIMGVHCNAGKDKVTLIASPGISDLGAWLEQLLAESTGKEGKGIIPVDREELGSPDVYGKDRLFIYIRLQDEGDSRQDAKVEALEKAGQPVVRINVLDKYDLGQEFFRWEIATAVAGSVIGINCFNQPDVEASKVATRELTRQYEETGSLPAESPILEDQGIKLYADEKYAGKLTVAAGKDKSLAAYLRAHLSTIGEGDYAALLAYIPMNDADEKALQSTRTAIRDKKRSATCLGFGPRFLHSTGQAYKGGPNTGVFLQITCDDAVDVPVPGQKFTFGIVKAAQARGDFQVLGKRNRRALRVHLGKDLAAGLATLEKVVRQVL from the coding sequence ATGAACGCAATTCGTGCCACCGGCGTTACCACAATGAATCCTCTCAAGGCTCTCGCCGGATACGGCCAATCAGTCTGGCTTGATTACATCCGACGCAGCCTGATCACGAGCGGAGAGCTGCAGCGGCACATCGATGAAGATGGACTCGCTGGTGTCACCTCAAATCCCGCGATCTTCGAGAAGGCCATCGCCGGCAGCAATGACTACGCTGACAAGCTGTCGCGCCTGAATGCGAGCAATCTCGATGCGAAAGGCATCTACGAAGAGATCGCGATCGGCGACATTCAGGATGCGGCCGACATCCTCAAGCAGGTGTACACCGCGACAAAGCGCCGCGACGGCTACGTAAGCCTCGAAGTGTCTCCCGAACTCGCGAATGACACACAAGGCACACTCGAAGAGGCACGGCGTCTATGGAAGCGCGTAGGTCGCGAGAACCTGATGATCAAAGTGCCTGGCACTCCTGCCGGCGTTCCGGCCATTCAGCAGTTGATCAGCGAAGGTATCAACGTAAATGTCACGCTGCTGTTCGCGCAGGAAGCTTACGAGCGCGTTGCGGAAGCCTTCATCGCCGGTGTAGAGAAGGTTGTCGCGAATGGCGGAGACGCATCGCGTGTTTCCAGTGTAGCCAGCTTCTTCGTAAGCCGCATCGACACGCTTGTCGATAGCATTCTCGAACAGAAGATCCACGCTGCGCACTCAGACGACGAGCATCGCTTTCTCGAATCTCTTTTAGGGAAGGTCGCAATCGCGAATGCGAAGCTCGCTTACGAAAGCTACAAAAATATCTACAGCACGCCGCGCTGGAACACGCTGAAGCAAAATGGCTCGCATACCCAGCGTCTGCTCTGGGCATCGACGAGCACAAAAAATCCCAGCTATCGTGACGTGCTCTATGTCGAAGAACTAATCGGACCAGACACGGTCAACACGATTCCGCCCGCCACGCTCGACGGCTTCCGCGATCACGGCGTTCCCAAAGAGAGTCTCGAGTCGAACCTCGAAGGCGCGCGCGAAACCATGCAGAACCTCGCGAAAGCCGGCATTTCGATGAAAGAGGTCACCGACAAGCTTCTCGACGATGGCGTAAAAATCTTCGAGGAAGCGTTCACTAAGTTGCTGGCCGCCATCGAGAAGAACCGCAAGAAAAACCTGGCGCCCAAAATCGATCAGATGAGTTGGAGTCTGCCGAGCGATCTCGACAAGAAAGTGAAATCAACGATCCTGGAATGGGAACAGGGCAAGAAGATGCGTCGTCTGTGGGGACGCGATTCATCGCTGTGGACTAACTCCGACGAATCCAACTGGCTTGGCTGGCTGGCGATGGCAGAAGATCAGCTCGCACACATCGCCCACCTGACTTCCATCGCGCAGGAAGTGCAGCAAGCAGGTTTCACGCACGTTGCGTTGCTTGGCATGGGCGGATCAAGCCTCGCTCCCGAAGTGATGAGCATGACCTTCGGTCGCGCTAAGGGCTTCCCCGAGTTCCACATGCTCGATTCGACCGATCCGGCCCAACTCAAAGCTTTTGAAGGCAAGCTGAATCTCAAGAGCACGCTCTTCATCGTTTCGAGCAAATCCGGAAGCACGCTCGAGCCGAACATATTTAAGCAGTACTTCTTCGATCGCGTGAAACAAATAGTCGGCGAAGGGAAAGCAGGCGATCAGTTCATCGCCATCACCGATCCGGGCTCATCGTTCGAGAAAGTCGCTCAACGAGACAAATTCCGCCACATCTTCCACGGACGTCCTGATATCGGCGGACGCTACTCCGCGCTTTCAGACTTCGGTCTGGTTCCATCCGCGGTGATGGGTGTGGATGTAAAGAAATTCCTGAGCGCGACAGAAGAGATGGTGCAGGCCTGCGCGCAGACCGTGCCGGTTGCGGAAAATCCCGGCGCCGTACTGGGCATCATCATGGGCGTGCATTGCAATGCGGGTAAGGACAAAGTCACGCTCATTGCCTCACCTGGCATTTCCGATCTGGGAGCATGGCTGGAACAGTTGCTCGCCGAATCCACCGGTAAGGAAGGCAAGGGGATCATTCCAGTAGATCGCGAAGAGCTCGGCTCGCCTGATGTGTACGGAAAAGATCGGCTCTTCATTTACATTCGCCTGCAGGATGAAGGTGATTCCAGGCAGGATGCCAAAGTCGAGGCGCTGGAGAAGGCCGGACAGCCGGTAGTCCGAATCAACGTGCTCGACAAATACGATCTCGGCCAGGAGTTCTTCCGCTGGGAGATCGCCACGGCTGTTGCTGGTTCGGTGATCGGCATCAACTGCTTCAACCAGCCCGACGTTGAAGCGAGCAAAGTCGCGACGCGAGAGCTGACGCGACAGTATGAAGAGACAGGCTCGCTTCCGGCCGAATCTCCGATTCTGGAAGACCAAGGCATAAAGCTCTACGCCGATGAAAAGTATGCCGGCAAGCTCACCGTCGCCGCCGGCAAAGACAAATCGCTGGCCGCGTACCTGCGTGCGCATTTGAGCACGATCGGCGAAGGCGATTACGCCGCGCTGCTCGCCTACATCCCGATGAACGATGCCGACGAGAAAGCGCTTCAGTCAACGCGCACGGCAATTCGCGACAAGAAGCGATCGGCAACGTGCCTCGGTTTCGGTCCACGTTTTCTGCACTCAACCGGGCAAGCCTATAAAGGCGGTCCCAATACGGGAGTGTTCCTGCAGATCACCTGCGACGACGCCGTCGATGTTCCCGTTCCAGGACAGAAGTTCACTTTCGGGATCGTAAAAGCAGCGCAGGCGCGAGGCGATTTCCAGGTCTTAGGCAAGCGCAATCGCCGGGCACTTCGAGTGCACCTGGGCAAGGATCTGGCAGCCGGTTTGGCGACTCTGGAGAAAGTGGTCAGGCAGGTTCTGTAA
- the rpiB gene encoding ribose 5-phosphate isomerase B: MKLSIGADHAGFPLKQEIVKFLRDSGHEVLDLGTNNTDPVDYPDYAEAVGRSILDGTVNRAVLICGSGVGASVAANKIPGIRAGLCHDSYSAHQGVEHDNMNVLVLGARVIGVALAKELVEIYLAAEFTKEERHMRRVGKIASIEQRYGGKRAVVSGN, encoded by the coding sequence ATGAAGCTAAGCATCGGAGCCGACCACGCGGGATTTCCGCTTAAACAGGAGATCGTGAAATTCCTCCGCGATTCAGGCCATGAAGTGCTCGACCTCGGCACCAACAATACCGATCCAGTCGATTATCCCGACTATGCCGAAGCAGTCGGTAGAAGCATTCTCGACGGCACTGTGAATCGCGCTGTTCTGATCTGCGGCAGCGGCGTTGGCGCTTCCGTCGCAGCGAACAAAATTCCCGGGATTCGCGCTGGCCTTTGCCACGATTCGTATTCGGCGCATCAAGGTGTGGAGCACGACAACATGAACGTCCTCGTGCTCGGGGCGCGAGTCATCGGCGTGGCGCTCGCAAAGGAGCTCGTCGAGATTTATCTCGCCGCAGAGTTTACGAAAGAAGAGCGACACATGCGCCGCGTTGGGAAGATTGCTTCCATCGAGCAGCGATACGGAGGCAAGCGCGCGGTTGTGAGCGGGAATTGA
- a CDS encoding amidohydrolase family protein, which produces MKTIFRVVAVSILVCGSQVLSQTQPAATSKPVVVRAAHMLDVKTGRMLNNPVIIISGDRITSISGPVPASATVIDLPGATLVPGLIDAHTHIVGKGTNFGYQELAESIPSATLWGARNARVTLEAGFTTVRNVGASGFADVALRDAINDGLVPGPRMLVSGPPLGITGGHCDDNLLPYSYHETAEGVADGIENVQHKTREVIKYGADVVKICATGGVLSKGDDPQASQFTLEEMKAIVADAHRLGRKVAAHAHGAQGILWATEAGVDSIEHGSYIDDAGIAAMKQHGTYLVPTVYLQTWMLENAQSIGLPPMYAGKMRQIIGIARKNLTHAFASGVKVAFGTDAAVYPHGLNAHEFNEYVHMGMTPVQAIQTATVNAADLLGWSDRVGTIEPGKYADIVAVSTDPTKDVTTLEHPVFVMKGGVVYRNEIGAAGTASRTAGE; this is translated from the coding sequence ATGAAAACCATCTTCCGCGTTGTCGCTGTATCGATACTTGTTTGCGGTTCTCAAGTTCTCTCGCAAACGCAGCCGGCTGCAACTTCCAAACCAGTCGTCGTTCGCGCTGCTCACATGCTGGATGTTAAGACCGGACGAATGCTGAACAATCCGGTGATCATCATCAGTGGAGATCGCATCACGAGCATCTCCGGGCCAGTGCCTGCGAGTGCCACCGTCATCGATCTGCCGGGAGCAACGCTTGTGCCTGGCTTGATCGACGCTCATACGCACATCGTGGGAAAAGGAACGAACTTCGGCTATCAGGAATTAGCTGAGTCTATCCCTTCGGCGACTCTTTGGGGGGCACGCAACGCTCGCGTAACGCTCGAAGCTGGATTCACGACGGTGCGCAACGTCGGCGCAAGCGGATTTGCAGACGTCGCGCTGCGTGACGCGATTAACGACGGCCTGGTGCCCGGTCCGCGGATGCTGGTCAGCGGCCCTCCGTTGGGCATCACCGGTGGACATTGCGATGACAATCTTCTTCCGTACTCCTACCACGAAACTGCGGAAGGCGTTGCGGACGGCATAGAGAACGTGCAACACAAGACGCGCGAGGTGATCAAGTACGGCGCCGACGTAGTGAAGATCTGTGCCACCGGCGGCGTGCTCTCAAAAGGTGATGATCCACAAGCATCGCAATTCACTCTGGAAGAGATGAAGGCAATCGTGGCCGATGCTCATCGCCTCGGACGCAAAGTCGCGGCACACGCGCATGGCGCTCAGGGAATCTTGTGGGCGACCGAAGCTGGCGTGGATTCGATCGAGCACGGTTCTTACATCGATGATGCAGGAATCGCCGCCATGAAGCAGCATGGAACCTATCTCGTGCCGACCGTCTATCTGCAAACCTGGATGCTGGAGAACGCACAGTCCATCGGACTACCACCCATGTACGCAGGCAAGATGCGGCAGATCATCGGCATCGCCCGCAAGAATCTCACGCACGCTTTCGCCAGCGGAGTGAAAGTTGCATTCGGAACCGATGCCGCAGTTTATCCGCACGGGCTTAATGCTCATGAGTTCAACGAGTACGTGCACATGGGCATGACTCCGGTGCAGGCTATCCAGACCGCCACAGTCAATGCCGCGGATCTCTTGGGATGGTCCGATCGCGTTGGCACCATCGAGCCCGGCAAATACGCTGACATCGTTGCCGTGAGCACCGATCCAACGAAAGACGTGACGACGCTGGAGCATCCGGTGTTCGTAATGAAAGGCGGAGTGGTGTACCGGAATGAAATAGGAGCAGCAGGTACCGCGTCCCGCACCGCTGGCGAATAA
- a CDS encoding fibronectin type III domain-containing protein: protein MRIYLAIWCGVASLLCCACGTPGAPQPPSLNLAKPVTDLKAVRSGDEVELTWTVPTETTDGAKFRHRGQSKICAAVDQPRIDQCTPLTTLPTPKDQQSASVAVNIPSDKTAPTDYITYAVQVDNDRGRNAGLSNQVQVPTAAVSTINGSPLVRLTPDMVLVTANITPRNESIEQTLELRRSEKGGSASESVVARRVLDLSETGEAANIELRDDTFVWEKTYEYRVAITASTKVPNGETATFDAAASNPQELFAHDVFPPATPTGLQAVFTGVVSGQPPAIDLTWTPDVDRDLAGYFVFRRLQQEPASAAVKLNAQPVKAPAYHDAAITTGSTYVYSVSAVDERGNESQRSEEASEQVPQ from the coding sequence ATGCGCATTTATTTGGCGATATGGTGCGGTGTGGCTTCATTGCTTTGCTGCGCCTGCGGGACGCCGGGCGCGCCACAACCGCCGTCGCTCAATCTTGCCAAGCCGGTTACGGATCTGAAAGCTGTTCGCAGCGGCGACGAAGTCGAACTCACCTGGACGGTTCCCACTGAGACAACTGACGGCGCAAAATTTCGTCATCGTGGGCAAAGCAAAATCTGCGCGGCCGTCGATCAGCCTCGTATCGACCAATGCACGCCACTCACGACGCTACCTACGCCGAAAGATCAGCAGTCTGCCAGCGTTGCAGTCAACATTCCGTCCGATAAGACCGCTCCCACTGACTACATCACCTATGCTGTGCAGGTCGATAACGATCGCGGCAGGAACGCGGGGCTTTCGAACCAGGTGCAGGTTCCAACGGCTGCGGTTTCAACCATCAATGGGTCGCCGCTCGTTCGACTTACCCCCGATATGGTACTCGTAACCGCTAATATCACCCCTCGCAATGAGAGCATCGAGCAAACGTTGGAACTTCGTCGGAGCGAAAAAGGCGGCTCGGCTTCGGAGAGCGTCGTTGCGCGAAGAGTACTGGACCTGTCTGAAACAGGCGAGGCCGCCAACATCGAGCTTCGCGATGACACGTTTGTCTGGGAGAAGACGTACGAGTATCGCGTCGCCATTACCGCCTCCACGAAAGTTCCAAATGGGGAAACGGCAACGTTTGACGCGGCGGCTTCGAATCCGCAGGAGCTGTTTGCTCATGACGTCTTCCCGCCAGCGACTCCCACCGGACTGCAAGCGGTCTTCACCGGCGTTGTATCGGGCCAGCCTCCGGCAATCGATCTGACCTGGACTCCTGATGTCGATCGCGATCTGGCCGGCTACTTCGTATTTCGCCGTCTACAGCAGGAACCTGCGTCAGCTGCTGTGAAATTGAATGCTCAACCGGTAAAGGCCCCCGCATACCACGATGCTGCTATCACCACGGGGAGCACGTACGTTTATTCCGTTTCCGCTGTCGATGAGCGCGGGAATGAAAGCCAGCGGTCGGAAGAAGCGTCGGAGCAGGTTCCGCAATAG
- a CDS encoding aromatic ring-hydroxylating dioxygenase subunit alpha, whose translation MDSGIQVEERQPAATAEQSSSAGLMLPDFWYPALLSQALRGRKLLKTILLGLPVVVGRDANGRAFAMKDICPHRGIPLSCGRVEGENLECCYHGWKFNVHSGTCTDIPSLTADSRIKPEKIHATYYPCEERDGYVWVFMAESRNAAMNPSTVPELPLPSRKYKITHLSAELPCNVDHGVIGLMDPAHGPFVHQSWWWRTRRSIHEKQKTFEPIPYGFRIRTHTPSANSGAYKLLRFYGDAVTTSIEFTLPNIRVEQIRIGDHWVVNRAVVTPIDQKHCRLDFCAAWNIFSWVPFVKPIFNVFARKFIRQDQGTMELQAEGLRFNPPLMLIDDADRLGKWYFQLKAAYVRSKKTGLPFEHPMSGPVTLRWRS comes from the coding sequence GTGGATTCCGGCATTCAAGTCGAAGAGCGTCAACCTGCAGCTACCGCCGAGCAGTCCTCTTCCGCGGGCCTAATGTTGCCGGACTTCTGGTATCCCGCGCTGCTAAGTCAGGCATTGCGCGGACGCAAGCTGCTCAAAACAATCCTGCTCGGTTTGCCGGTGGTTGTCGGACGCGATGCCAACGGTCGCGCTTTCGCCATGAAGGACATCTGTCCGCATCGCGGCATTCCGCTCTCTTGTGGACGCGTCGAAGGCGAGAATCTCGAATGCTGCTATCACGGTTGGAAGTTCAACGTGCATTCCGGGACGTGCACGGACATTCCATCGCTCACGGCCGATTCGCGCATTAAGCCGGAAAAGATTCACGCGACTTACTATCCCTGCGAAGAGCGTGATGGATATGTCTGGGTTTTCATGGCGGAATCGCGCAACGCAGCGATGAATCCCTCGACAGTCCCTGAGCTGCCGCTTCCAAGCCGCAAGTACAAGATCACGCATCTTTCCGCCGAACTGCCCTGCAATGTCGATCATGGCGTAATCGGGTTGATGGATCCCGCGCATGGCCCATTCGTTCACCAATCGTGGTGGTGGCGCACACGGCGCAGCATTCATGAAAAGCAAAAGACATTCGAGCCGATTCCCTACGGCTTTCGCATTCGTACACACACACCGAGCGCGAATAGCGGAGCATACAAACTGTTGCGTTTTTATGGTGACGCAGTCACGACGTCCATCGAGTTCACGCTGCCCAACATTCGCGTCGAGCAGATTCGCATTGGCGATCACTGGGTGGTAAACCGCGCGGTCGTAACGCCCATCGATCAGAAGCATTGCCGCCTTGATTTCTGCGCAGCTTGGAACATCTTTTCGTGGGTGCCTTTCGTGAAACCGATCTTTAATGTCTTCGCGCGAAAATTCATACGGCAGGACCAGGGCACGATGGAGCTGCAGGCCGAAGGTCTCCGCTTCAACCCACCTTTAATGCTGATTGACGATGCAGATCGCCTCGGCAAGTGGTACTTCCAGTTGAAAGCTGCATACGTGCGATCGAAGAAAACAGGGTTGCCCTTTGAGCACCCTATGAGCGGACCGGTGACTCTGCGCTGGCGCAGTTAG
- the tkt gene encoding transketolase: protein MDTKQLDQLCVNTIRTLSMDAVQQANSGHPGTPMAMAPVVYTLWNRLLRFDPEDCIWPNRDRFVLSAGHASMLLYSVLHLTGVKAVDANYEQVGKLSVTLDDIKRFRQLDSKCPGHPEYRWTSGVETTTGPLGQGVATSVGMAIAGKWQAAYFNRPDFEMFNYRVYALAGDGCMMEGISSEAASLAGHLKLSNLCWIYDNNHITIEGNTSLAFSEDVATRFMGYGWNVTRVGDANDLDMLERAFNTFHRTTDRPTLIIVDSHIAYGAPNKQDTSGAHGEPLGENEIRLTKRNYGWPEDAKFLVPDEAVSHFKSGIGKRGAELRSAWLQRFSQYKSKYPDLADHLSKMQRRQLPEGWDKDIPTFPADPKGIAGRDSSGKVLNAIAKNVPWLIGGAADLAPSTKTRLTFDGAGDFSAENYFGRNLHFGIREHAMHAILNGLSVSKLRPFGSQFLIFSDYARTSIRLSAIMELPVIDIFTHDSIGVGEDGPTHQPIEHLASLRAIPGLITFRPADANEVAEAWRVFMRLTSEPVALILSRQTCATLDRAKYAPASGVARGAYVLCGDPKAMPDLILIGTGSEVQLCVEAYEKLTSEGVNVRVVSMPSWELFEHQTEDYKESVLPAAVQSRISVEQASTYGWAQYVRNPGARIGMKTFGASAPLKELQKKFGFTPEAIVGVAKDLLSKKAARGA from the coding sequence TTGGACACTAAACAGCTCGACCAGCTCTGCGTAAACACCATCCGTACGCTGAGTATGGATGCCGTGCAGCAGGCCAACTCCGGACATCCGGGCACTCCGATGGCGATGGCTCCCGTCGTTTACACGCTCTGGAACCGCCTGTTGCGCTTCGATCCGGAAGACTGCATCTGGCCCAATCGCGACCGCTTTGTGCTTTCTGCCGGCCATGCCTCCATGCTGCTCTATTCCGTCCTGCACCTCACCGGAGTAAAGGCGGTCGACGCCAACTACGAGCAGGTAGGGAAACTGAGCGTCACGCTCGACGACATCAAGCGCTTTCGCCAACTCGACAGCAAGTGCCCTGGACATCCTGAATATCGTTGGACCTCAGGCGTGGAGACCACCACGGGTCCGCTCGGGCAGGGTGTGGCGACCAGTGTTGGAATGGCCATCGCAGGCAAGTGGCAGGCGGCGTACTTCAATCGTCCTGACTTCGAGATGTTCAATTACCGCGTCTACGCGCTCGCCGGCGACGGCTGCATGATGGAAGGCATCTCGAGCGAAGCTGCGTCACTCGCCGGGCATCTGAAGCTCTCGAACTTGTGCTGGATCTACGACAACAACCACATCACCATCGAAGGCAACACCTCGCTGGCATTCAGTGAGGACGTAGCCACGCGCTTCATGGGCTACGGCTGGAACGTAACCCGGGTCGGCGACGCCAACGATCTCGACATGCTTGAGCGCGCCTTCAACACCTTCCATCGCACGACCGATCGTCCAACGCTGATTATCGTTGACAGCCACATCGCTTATGGAGCGCCCAACAAGCAGGACACTAGCGGTGCTCACGGCGAGCCGCTCGGCGAAAATGAGATTCGCCTCACAAAGCGCAATTACGGCTGGCCGGAAGACGCAAAGTTTTTAGTCCCTGACGAGGCGGTCAGCCATTTCAAATCGGGAATCGGCAAGCGTGGCGCGGAGCTGCGTTCGGCCTGGCTGCAGAGATTCTCGCAATATAAATCCAAGTATCCTGATTTGGCCGACCATCTCTCGAAGATGCAGCGCCGCCAGCTTCCCGAAGGCTGGGACAAAGACATTCCGACATTCCCCGCTGATCCAAAAGGAATCGCGGGACGCGACTCTTCAGGTAAGGTTCTCAATGCCATCGCGAAAAACGTACCTTGGCTAATCGGCGGCGCCGCCGATCTCGCGCCCTCCACGAAAACGCGCCTGACCTTCGACGGAGCAGGCGACTTCAGCGCCGAAAACTATTTTGGACGCAACCTGCACTTCGGCATTCGCGAACATGCCATGCACGCGATTCTGAACGGGCTTTCGGTTTCCAAGCTTCGTCCCTTTGGCTCGCAGTTCCTGATCTTCAGTGATTATGCCCGCACCTCGATCAGGCTGAGTGCCATTATGGAGCTCCCGGTGATCGACATCTTCACCCATGACTCCATCGGCGTGGGCGAAGACGGCCCAACGCATCAGCCGATCGAGCATCTCGCCTCATTGCGAGCCATACCCGGCCTGATCACCTTCCGCCCCGCGGACGCGAATGAAGTAGCCGAAGCCTGGCGAGTATTCATGCGCCTGACCTCCGAGCCTGTAGCTCTGATCCTCTCACGCCAGACCTGCGCCACGCTCGATCGTGCAAAGTACGCTCCGGCCTCTGGAGTTGCGCGGGGTGCGTATGTCCTCTGTGGTGATCCGAAAGCCATGCCTGACCTGATCCTGATCGGTACGGGCAGCGAGGTACAGCTCTGCGTTGAAGCCTACGAGAAGCTCACGTCGGAAGGCGTGAACGTTCGCGTGGTGAGCATGCCATCCTGGGAATTGTTCGAGCACCAGACCGAGGACTATAAAGAAAGTGTGCTTCCCGCAGCCGTCCAGAGCAGAATTTCGGTCGAACAAGCTTCCACCTATGGCTGGGCGCAATATGTGCGCAATCCCGGAGCGCGCATCGGAATGAAGACTTTTGGCGCGTCGGCTCCGCTCAAAGAATTACAAAAGAAGTTTGGTTTCACGCCCGAGGCGATTGTAGGTGTAGCCAAAGACTTGCTGTCGAAGAAGGCTGCGAGGGGAGCATGA